A stretch of the Streptosporangium sp. NBC_01755 genome encodes the following:
- a CDS encoding STM4015 family protein: MDHSEFNDDVDGLYRGEYAGLPIVSLRPPGAPMPAAGEAAWRLSVRVYDAKETFEEHFARFVATVDTTEVKAIIVGGWGEAYENDASGPIRLLAENAARLPALRSLFLGAMPSEECEISWIQQGDVTPLLEAFPLLERLEVRGGTGLELRPIRHDSLRILRFETGGLPPAVARAVGESDFPALEYLELWLGSENYGGDTTVADLEPILSGERLPALRHLGLQNSEIQDEVAAAVASAPVVARLESLAQSMGTLTDMGAEALLSGRSLTHLRRLDLHHHFLSDAMVERLRTTFSGVELDVSEQEKPDDDWYYVAVSE, translated from the coding sequence ATGGACCACAGCGAGTTCAACGACGACGTCGACGGTCTCTACCGTGGAGAGTACGCGGGCCTGCCCATCGTGAGCCTGCGTCCTCCAGGGGCGCCCATGCCCGCGGCGGGCGAGGCCGCGTGGCGCCTCTCGGTCCGCGTCTACGACGCGAAGGAGACCTTCGAGGAGCACTTCGCGCGCTTCGTCGCGACCGTCGACACCACCGAGGTCAAGGCGATCATCGTCGGCGGCTGGGGCGAGGCCTACGAGAACGACGCCTCGGGTCCCATCCGGCTGCTGGCCGAGAACGCGGCGCGTCTCCCCGCGCTGCGCTCGCTCTTCCTCGGCGCGATGCCGTCGGAGGAGTGCGAGATCTCCTGGATCCAGCAGGGCGACGTCACCCCGCTGCTGGAGGCGTTCCCGCTGCTGGAGCGGCTGGAGGTCCGTGGTGGCACGGGGCTGGAGCTGCGGCCGATCCGGCATGACAGCCTCAGGATCCTCCGGTTCGAGACAGGCGGTCTGCCCCCCGCCGTGGCCAGGGCGGTCGGCGAGAGCGACTTTCCCGCGCTCGAATACCTGGAGCTCTGGCTTGGGTCGGAGAACTACGGCGGAGACACCACCGTGGCCGATCTGGAGCCCATCCTGTCCGGCGAGCGGCTGCCCGCGCTCAGGCATCTCGGCCTCCAGAACAGCGAGATCCAGGACGAGGTCGCCGCGGCCGTCGCCTCCGCCCCGGTGGTGGCCCGGCTGGAGTCGCTCGCCCAGTCGATGGGCACGCTCACCGACATGGGCGCCGAGGCACTGCTCTCCGGCCGGTCGCTGACCCACCTCAGGCGCCTGGACCTGCACCACCACTTCCTGAGCGACGCCATGGTCGAGCGCCTCAGGACGACGTTCTCCGGCGTCGAGCTCGACGTGTCCGAACAGGAGAAGCCCGACGACGACTGGTACTACGTCGCGGTCTCCGAGTGA